The following are from one region of the Novosphingobium humi genome:
- a CDS encoding aldehyde dehydrogenase: protein MTPVEPNIAHKDRLFIGGAWVAAHSCRMIEQISPDTEEVVSAVAEADAADMDAAVAAARHAFDHGPWPRMQPGERLAVMKKMSAILHARVGETARAWSMQMGGLASFSGIMQAGSNATFDGIIAMAEGFDWVEKRPTVGAAVGLVAYEPVGVVAAIAPWNGPYGIMLNKVAYALAAGCCVIMKPSPETPLEAYIIAEAAQEAGVPAGVVNLVTGHREASGHLVCNPGVDKVSFTGSTVAGKRIAQVCGERIARCTLELGGKSAAIVLDDFPIEVAAKIFAGTICMMSGQVCAMLSRVLVSRERHDELAAAIAAEMAQVKIGHSDDPTTQLGPVAMKRQLERIESYIEEGKRSAQLVHGGARPTHLPKGYFIEPTLFAHVDNASRIAQEEIFGPVLALIPYEDEADAIRIANASSFGLNGSVLTQDVDAAYRIARAVRTGAVGQNGLRMDFGLPFGGFKQSGLGREGGIEGLLGYTELKTILLDGMPSGL from the coding sequence ATTACCCCGGTTGAACCCAATATTGCCCATAAGGATCGCCTGTTCATTGGCGGCGCATGGGTGGCCGCCCATTCGTGCCGGATGATCGAACAGATCAGCCCCGATACCGAAGAGGTCGTTTCCGCCGTGGCCGAGGCCGATGCGGCGGATATGGACGCGGCCGTTGCCGCCGCGCGCCATGCCTTTGACCATGGCCCATGGCCCCGGATGCAGCCGGGCGAACGTTTGGCGGTGATGAAGAAAATGTCAGCGATCCTGCACGCCCGCGTGGGCGAGACGGCGCGGGCATGGTCGATGCAGATGGGCGGCCTCGCCAGTTTTTCGGGCATTATGCAGGCCGGATCGAACGCCACGTTCGACGGCATCATCGCCATGGCCGAAGGCTTCGACTGGGTGGAAAAGCGCCCCACGGTGGGCGCGGCGGTCGGGCTGGTCGCCTATGAGCCGGTGGGCGTGGTGGCGGCCATCGCGCCATGGAACGGGCCCTATGGCATCATGCTCAACAAGGTGGCCTATGCGCTGGCCGCCGGGTGCTGCGTCATTATGAAGCCCAGCCCGGAAACCCCGCTGGAGGCCTATATCATTGCCGAGGCGGCGCAGGAGGCGGGTGTGCCTGCGGGCGTGGTCAATCTGGTGACGGGCCACCGCGAGGCGTCGGGCCATCTGGTCTGCAATCCGGGCGTGGACAAGGTCAGCTTCACCGGATCGACCGTCGCGGGCAAGCGCATCGCACAGGTCTGCGGCGAACGGATTGCGCGCTGCACGCTGGAATTGGGAGGGAAATCGGCGGCGATTGTGCTGGACGATTTCCCCATTGAGGTCGCGGCCAAGATCTTTGCCGGAACCATCTGTATGATGAGCGGGCAGGTCTGCGCGATGCTGAGCCGCGTGCTGGTGAGCCGCGAACGCCATGACGAACTGGCCGCCGCGATCGCCGCCGAGATGGCGCAGGTGAAGATCGGCCATAGCGACGATCCGACCACCCAGCTTGGCCCGGTGGCGATGAAGCGGCAGTTGGAGCGGATCGAGAGCTATATCGAGGAGGGCAAGCGCAGCGCGCAATTGGTGCATGGCGGCGCCCGTCCAACCCATCTGCCCAAGGGCTATTTCATCGAACCAACCCTGTTTGCCCATGTCGATAATGCCAGCCGCATTGCGCAGGAGGAAATCTTCGGCCCGGTTCTGGCACTGATCCCCTATGAGGATGAGGCCGACGCGATCCGCATCGCCAACGCGTCCAGCTTCGGCCTCAACGGTTCGGTGCTGACGCAGGATGTCGATGCGGCCTATCGCATTGCCCGCGCGGTACGCACGGGGGCGGTCGGACAGAACGGGCTGCGGATGGATTTCGGGCTGCCCTTTGGCGGCTTCAAGCAATCGGGCCTTGGGCGCGAGGGCGGGATCGAGGGGCTTTTGGGCTATACGGAGCTGAAAACCATCCTGCTCGATGGGATGCCTTCAGGCCTGTAA